A DNA window from Macrobrachium rosenbergii isolate ZJJX-2024 chromosome 41, ASM4041242v1, whole genome shotgun sequence contains the following coding sequences:
- the rt gene encoding protein O-mannosyltransferase 1 isoform X1, whose amino-acid sequence MDTVVRNRKNNKSSPKNEKIKKGKEDTTPDPDDMLKKSIEKLQQLNENISRDSGDGESAPDTPPPETSPDEAMQTSSDSASTPTKVPGTPTRKDTKQKSQTSKKSKIKTSAKEQPLNSPLELNLHLDGMSVMIFTVSFLTRIFRLESPKGIVFDELHYGKYAGLYMQNTFFFDSQPPLGKQLIALAAYLAGFDGNFKFDRIGSPYDMTVPVSAMRLVPSFFGSLLMPTVYNVMLELGVSHYAGALATFLMIFDNAILVQSRFMLMEGILMFFGMFGLLCILKFRHFYKQPYSLPWFGCLIMGAASLGAAVCVRYFGIFTFILGVGILAKDFWTMVGDRLVSDRQLLGHFLTRAFIFITIPMALYVTCFCIHLNMLYKAGPNDNIMTSAFQASLEGGLAAIVANQPVKVLHGSQITLRHTHGRTCWLHSHDAVYPVKYPDGRGSSHQQQVTCYSYKDVNNWWIVKKPEIEELVVSEPHEPIKNGDIIELVHGLTSRLLNAHDVAAAMSPHNQEVAAYIDYNVSMPAQSLWRVDILNGDATDGYWHAVESQIRLIHLNSSQALKFSGRQLPDWGFRQHEIVTDKVTDQEDTIWNVEEHRYTRIDDKKEREKDLIRTEMIPMERKNLTFWNKFYELQYKMLFNNQENVAGHMYASEPLDWLLLKRGVAYWISSNSNAQIHFLGNVVTWLSGTLGLVAYLGLFVLYLLRRQRACYDLPDDVWNKFCTFGEVLGIGYAIHYFPYFLVDRTLFLHHYMPAYMFKLCLLAAVVEHGHYLIADYLKAPRLAKVYIGAVGLWMASILYVFWVFSPVTYGTVDLTADQVLSLAWRDTWDLIIHK is encoded by the exons gGCGATGGAGAATCTGCACCAGACACGCCTCCACCAGAGACTTCTCCAGATGAGGCCATGCAGACATCCTCCGACTCGGCCTCCACCCCCACAAAAGTCCCTGGCACACCCACCAGAAAAGACACCAAACAGAAGTCGCAAACATCCAAAAAGTCCAAAATCAAGACCAGTGCCAAAGAACAACCTCTCAACTCGCCTCTAGAACTCAACCTGCATCTAGATGGAATGTCTGTCATGATATTTACCGTGTCATTCCTGACGAGGATTTTCAGATTAGAATCTCCAAAAGGCATTGT GTTTGATGAGCTTCACTACGGTAAATATGCTGGGCTCTACATGCAGAATACCTTCTTCTTCGATTCTCAGCCACCTCTTGGCAAGCAGTTGATTGCACTTGCTGCTTATCTTGCTGGTTTTGACG GGAACTTCAAGTTCGATCGCATTGGTAGCCCCTATGATATGACCGTCCCAGTTTCTGCCATGCGTTTAGTACCATCATTCTTTGGTTCTCTTCTGATGCCTACTGTGTACAATGTGATGTTGGAGCTTGGTGTCTCTCATTATGCTGGTGCCCTTGCTACTTTCTTGATGATATTTG ataatgCCATTCTTGTGCAATCTCGCTTCATGTTAATGGAAGGCATCCTGATGTTCTTTGGGATGTTTGGTCTTCTGTGTATCTTGAAGTTCCGTCATTTTTATAAGCAACCATATAGCTTGCCTTGGTTTGGTTGCTTGATCATGGGGGCTGCGTCTTTAGGTGCTGCTGTCTG TGTTCGCTACTTTGGAATCTTTACCTTCATCCTTGGAGTGGGCATCCTGGCGAAAGACTTTTGGACTATGGTAGGAGATCGTCTCGTTTCAGATCGTCAGCTTTTGGGTCACTTTCTTACAAGAGCATTCATTTTCATCACCATTCCAATGGCTTTGTATGTTACCTGTTTCTGTATTCATCTGAATATGCTCTACAAGGCAGGACCTAATGATAATATTATGACCTCTGCTTTCCAAGCAAGTCTTGAG GGTGGATTAGCTGCTATTGTTGCCAATCAACCAGTGAAGGTGCTTCATGGATCTCAAATTACTCTACGACATACTCATGGACGAACTTGCTGGCTTCATTCCCATGATGCTGTTTACCCTGTCAAATACCCTGATGGCCGAGGATCTTCTCATCAGCAGCAAGTAACTTGCTACAGTTACAAGGATGTAAACAATTGGTGGATTGTTAAGAAACCAGAAAT TGAGGAACTAGTTGTGAGTGAGCCTCATGAGCCCATCAAGAATGGAGACATCATTGAACTTGTACATGGCTTGACATCTCGTCTACTGAATGCTCATGATGTAGCAGCTGCCATGTCTCCTCACAATCAAGAG gTTGCTGCTTATATTGATTATAATGTGTCCATGCCAGCTCAGTCCCTGTGGCGTGTAGACATCCTAAATGGAGATGCAACTGATGGTTATTGGCATGCTGTTGAGAGTCAG ATTCGCTTGATCCATCTGAATTCAAGCCAGGCTCTTAAATTCTCTGGAAGGCAACTTCCAGACTGGGGTTTCAGGCAGCATGAGATTGTTACAGATAAAGTAACTGATCAAGAAGACACTATTTGGAATGTAGAGGAGCACCGCTATACTCGCA TTGacgacaagaaagagagagagaaggacctgATTCGAACTGAAATGATACCTATGGAACGCAAAAATTTGACATTCTGGAACAAGTTTTATGAACTCCAGTATAAGATGCTGTTCAATAACCAAGAAAATGTAGCTGGTCACATGTATGCCTCAGAACCTTTAGACTGGTTACTGCTTAAACGGGGTGTTGCCTACTGGATTTCTTCTAACAGCAAT GCACAAATTCACTTCCTTGGTAACGTGGTAACTTGGCTGTCAGGCACATTAGGGTTGGTTGCTTACCTTGGTCTTTTTGTGTTGTATTTGTTGAGAAGACAGAGAGCTTGCTATGACTTGCCAGATGATGTATGGAATAAATTTTGCACTTTTGGAGAG gtACTTGGTATTGGTTATGCAATCCATTATTTTCCCTACTTCCTTGTTGACAGAACTTTGTTCCTCCATCATTACATGCCTGCCTATATGTTTAAA ttgTGCCTTCTAGCTGCAGTGGTGGAACATGGTCATTACCTTATTGCAGACTACTTGAAGGCTCCTAGGTTAGCCAAAGTTTACATTGGTGCTGTAGGGCTATGGATGGCTTCAATTCTGTATGTGTTTTGGGTCTTCTCTCCTGTGACATATGGCACTGTTGACCTTACTGCAGATCAAGTATTGAGTTTGGCTTGGAGGGATACTTGGGATCTCATTATACACAAGTAG
- the rt gene encoding protein O-mannosyltransferase 1 isoform X2: MVLESLGTFLEYSAKSCVAAMGKRLGVNKGDGESAPDTPPPETSPDEAMQTSSDSASTPTKVPGTPTRKDTKQKSQTSKKSKIKTSAKEQPLNSPLELNLHLDGMSVMIFTVSFLTRIFRLESPKGIVFDELHYGKYAGLYMQNTFFFDSQPPLGKQLIALAAYLAGFDGNFKFDRIGSPYDMTVPVSAMRLVPSFFGSLLMPTVYNVMLELGVSHYAGALATFLMIFDNAILVQSRFMLMEGILMFFGMFGLLCILKFRHFYKQPYSLPWFGCLIMGAASLGAAVCVRYFGIFTFILGVGILAKDFWTMVGDRLVSDRQLLGHFLTRAFIFITIPMALYVTCFCIHLNMLYKAGPNDNIMTSAFQASLEGGLAAIVANQPVKVLHGSQITLRHTHGRTCWLHSHDAVYPVKYPDGRGSSHQQQVTCYSYKDVNNWWIVKKPEIEELVVSEPHEPIKNGDIIELVHGLTSRLLNAHDVAAAMSPHNQEVAAYIDYNVSMPAQSLWRVDILNGDATDGYWHAVESQIRLIHLNSSQALKFSGRQLPDWGFRQHEIVTDKVTDQEDTIWNVEEHRYTRIDDKKEREKDLIRTEMIPMERKNLTFWNKFYELQYKMLFNNQENVAGHMYASEPLDWLLLKRGVAYWISSNSNAQIHFLGNVVTWLSGTLGLVAYLGLFVLYLLRRQRACYDLPDDVWNKFCTFGEVLGIGYAIHYFPYFLVDRTLFLHHYMPAYMFKLCLLAAVVEHGHYLIADYLKAPRLAKVYIGAVGLWMASILYVFWVFSPVTYGTVDLTADQVLSLAWRDTWDLIIHK; encoded by the exons gGCGATGGAGAATCTGCACCAGACACGCCTCCACCAGAGACTTCTCCAGATGAGGCCATGCAGACATCCTCCGACTCGGCCTCCACCCCCACAAAAGTCCCTGGCACACCCACCAGAAAAGACACCAAACAGAAGTCGCAAACATCCAAAAAGTCCAAAATCAAGACCAGTGCCAAAGAACAACCTCTCAACTCGCCTCTAGAACTCAACCTGCATCTAGATGGAATGTCTGTCATGATATTTACCGTGTCATTCCTGACGAGGATTTTCAGATTAGAATCTCCAAAAGGCATTGT GTTTGATGAGCTTCACTACGGTAAATATGCTGGGCTCTACATGCAGAATACCTTCTTCTTCGATTCTCAGCCACCTCTTGGCAAGCAGTTGATTGCACTTGCTGCTTATCTTGCTGGTTTTGACG GGAACTTCAAGTTCGATCGCATTGGTAGCCCCTATGATATGACCGTCCCAGTTTCTGCCATGCGTTTAGTACCATCATTCTTTGGTTCTCTTCTGATGCCTACTGTGTACAATGTGATGTTGGAGCTTGGTGTCTCTCATTATGCTGGTGCCCTTGCTACTTTCTTGATGATATTTG ataatgCCATTCTTGTGCAATCTCGCTTCATGTTAATGGAAGGCATCCTGATGTTCTTTGGGATGTTTGGTCTTCTGTGTATCTTGAAGTTCCGTCATTTTTATAAGCAACCATATAGCTTGCCTTGGTTTGGTTGCTTGATCATGGGGGCTGCGTCTTTAGGTGCTGCTGTCTG TGTTCGCTACTTTGGAATCTTTACCTTCATCCTTGGAGTGGGCATCCTGGCGAAAGACTTTTGGACTATGGTAGGAGATCGTCTCGTTTCAGATCGTCAGCTTTTGGGTCACTTTCTTACAAGAGCATTCATTTTCATCACCATTCCAATGGCTTTGTATGTTACCTGTTTCTGTATTCATCTGAATATGCTCTACAAGGCAGGACCTAATGATAATATTATGACCTCTGCTTTCCAAGCAAGTCTTGAG GGTGGATTAGCTGCTATTGTTGCCAATCAACCAGTGAAGGTGCTTCATGGATCTCAAATTACTCTACGACATACTCATGGACGAACTTGCTGGCTTCATTCCCATGATGCTGTTTACCCTGTCAAATACCCTGATGGCCGAGGATCTTCTCATCAGCAGCAAGTAACTTGCTACAGTTACAAGGATGTAAACAATTGGTGGATTGTTAAGAAACCAGAAAT TGAGGAACTAGTTGTGAGTGAGCCTCATGAGCCCATCAAGAATGGAGACATCATTGAACTTGTACATGGCTTGACATCTCGTCTACTGAATGCTCATGATGTAGCAGCTGCCATGTCTCCTCACAATCAAGAG gTTGCTGCTTATATTGATTATAATGTGTCCATGCCAGCTCAGTCCCTGTGGCGTGTAGACATCCTAAATGGAGATGCAACTGATGGTTATTGGCATGCTGTTGAGAGTCAG ATTCGCTTGATCCATCTGAATTCAAGCCAGGCTCTTAAATTCTCTGGAAGGCAACTTCCAGACTGGGGTTTCAGGCAGCATGAGATTGTTACAGATAAAGTAACTGATCAAGAAGACACTATTTGGAATGTAGAGGAGCACCGCTATACTCGCA TTGacgacaagaaagagagagagaaggacctgATTCGAACTGAAATGATACCTATGGAACGCAAAAATTTGACATTCTGGAACAAGTTTTATGAACTCCAGTATAAGATGCTGTTCAATAACCAAGAAAATGTAGCTGGTCACATGTATGCCTCAGAACCTTTAGACTGGTTACTGCTTAAACGGGGTGTTGCCTACTGGATTTCTTCTAACAGCAAT GCACAAATTCACTTCCTTGGTAACGTGGTAACTTGGCTGTCAGGCACATTAGGGTTGGTTGCTTACCTTGGTCTTTTTGTGTTGTATTTGTTGAGAAGACAGAGAGCTTGCTATGACTTGCCAGATGATGTATGGAATAAATTTTGCACTTTTGGAGAG gtACTTGGTATTGGTTATGCAATCCATTATTTTCCCTACTTCCTTGTTGACAGAACTTTGTTCCTCCATCATTACATGCCTGCCTATATGTTTAAA ttgTGCCTTCTAGCTGCAGTGGTGGAACATGGTCATTACCTTATTGCAGACTACTTGAAGGCTCCTAGGTTAGCCAAAGTTTACATTGGTGCTGTAGGGCTATGGATGGCTTCAATTCTGTATGTGTTTTGGGTCTTCTCTCCTGTGACATATGGCACTGTTGACCTTACTGCAGATCAAGTATTGAGTTTGGCTTGGAGGGATACTTGGGATCTCATTATACACAAGTAG
- the rt gene encoding protein O-mannosyltransferase 1 isoform X3, with the protein MQTSSDSASTPTKVPGTPTRKDTKQKSQTSKKSKIKTSAKEQPLNSPLELNLHLDGMSVMIFTVSFLTRIFRLESPKGIVFDELHYGKYAGLYMQNTFFFDSQPPLGKQLIALAAYLAGFDGNFKFDRIGSPYDMTVPVSAMRLVPSFFGSLLMPTVYNVMLELGVSHYAGALATFLMIFDNAILVQSRFMLMEGILMFFGMFGLLCILKFRHFYKQPYSLPWFGCLIMGAASLGAAVCVRYFGIFTFILGVGILAKDFWTMVGDRLVSDRQLLGHFLTRAFIFITIPMALYVTCFCIHLNMLYKAGPNDNIMTSAFQASLEGGLAAIVANQPVKVLHGSQITLRHTHGRTCWLHSHDAVYPVKYPDGRGSSHQQQVTCYSYKDVNNWWIVKKPEIEELVVSEPHEPIKNGDIIELVHGLTSRLLNAHDVAAAMSPHNQEVAAYIDYNVSMPAQSLWRVDILNGDATDGYWHAVESQIRLIHLNSSQALKFSGRQLPDWGFRQHEIVTDKVTDQEDTIWNVEEHRYTRIDDKKEREKDLIRTEMIPMERKNLTFWNKFYELQYKMLFNNQENVAGHMYASEPLDWLLLKRGVAYWISSNSNAQIHFLGNVVTWLSGTLGLVAYLGLFVLYLLRRQRACYDLPDDVWNKFCTFGEVLGIGYAIHYFPYFLVDRTLFLHHYMPAYMFKLCLLAAVVEHGHYLIADYLKAPRLAKVYIGAVGLWMASILYVFWVFSPVTYGTVDLTADQVLSLAWRDTWDLIIHK; encoded by the exons ATGCAGACATCCTCCGACTCGGCCTCCACCCCCACAAAAGTCCCTGGCACACCCACCAGAAAAGACACCAAACAGAAGTCGCAAACATCCAAAAAGTCCAAAATCAAGACCAGTGCCAAAGAACAACCTCTCAACTCGCCTCTAGAACTCAACCTGCATCTAGATGGAATGTCTGTCATGATATTTACCGTGTCATTCCTGACGAGGATTTTCAGATTAGAATCTCCAAAAGGCATTGT GTTTGATGAGCTTCACTACGGTAAATATGCTGGGCTCTACATGCAGAATACCTTCTTCTTCGATTCTCAGCCACCTCTTGGCAAGCAGTTGATTGCACTTGCTGCTTATCTTGCTGGTTTTGACG GGAACTTCAAGTTCGATCGCATTGGTAGCCCCTATGATATGACCGTCCCAGTTTCTGCCATGCGTTTAGTACCATCATTCTTTGGTTCTCTTCTGATGCCTACTGTGTACAATGTGATGTTGGAGCTTGGTGTCTCTCATTATGCTGGTGCCCTTGCTACTTTCTTGATGATATTTG ataatgCCATTCTTGTGCAATCTCGCTTCATGTTAATGGAAGGCATCCTGATGTTCTTTGGGATGTTTGGTCTTCTGTGTATCTTGAAGTTCCGTCATTTTTATAAGCAACCATATAGCTTGCCTTGGTTTGGTTGCTTGATCATGGGGGCTGCGTCTTTAGGTGCTGCTGTCTG TGTTCGCTACTTTGGAATCTTTACCTTCATCCTTGGAGTGGGCATCCTGGCGAAAGACTTTTGGACTATGGTAGGAGATCGTCTCGTTTCAGATCGTCAGCTTTTGGGTCACTTTCTTACAAGAGCATTCATTTTCATCACCATTCCAATGGCTTTGTATGTTACCTGTTTCTGTATTCATCTGAATATGCTCTACAAGGCAGGACCTAATGATAATATTATGACCTCTGCTTTCCAAGCAAGTCTTGAG GGTGGATTAGCTGCTATTGTTGCCAATCAACCAGTGAAGGTGCTTCATGGATCTCAAATTACTCTACGACATACTCATGGACGAACTTGCTGGCTTCATTCCCATGATGCTGTTTACCCTGTCAAATACCCTGATGGCCGAGGATCTTCTCATCAGCAGCAAGTAACTTGCTACAGTTACAAGGATGTAAACAATTGGTGGATTGTTAAGAAACCAGAAAT TGAGGAACTAGTTGTGAGTGAGCCTCATGAGCCCATCAAGAATGGAGACATCATTGAACTTGTACATGGCTTGACATCTCGTCTACTGAATGCTCATGATGTAGCAGCTGCCATGTCTCCTCACAATCAAGAG gTTGCTGCTTATATTGATTATAATGTGTCCATGCCAGCTCAGTCCCTGTGGCGTGTAGACATCCTAAATGGAGATGCAACTGATGGTTATTGGCATGCTGTTGAGAGTCAG ATTCGCTTGATCCATCTGAATTCAAGCCAGGCTCTTAAATTCTCTGGAAGGCAACTTCCAGACTGGGGTTTCAGGCAGCATGAGATTGTTACAGATAAAGTAACTGATCAAGAAGACACTATTTGGAATGTAGAGGAGCACCGCTATACTCGCA TTGacgacaagaaagagagagagaaggacctgATTCGAACTGAAATGATACCTATGGAACGCAAAAATTTGACATTCTGGAACAAGTTTTATGAACTCCAGTATAAGATGCTGTTCAATAACCAAGAAAATGTAGCTGGTCACATGTATGCCTCAGAACCTTTAGACTGGTTACTGCTTAAACGGGGTGTTGCCTACTGGATTTCTTCTAACAGCAAT GCACAAATTCACTTCCTTGGTAACGTGGTAACTTGGCTGTCAGGCACATTAGGGTTGGTTGCTTACCTTGGTCTTTTTGTGTTGTATTTGTTGAGAAGACAGAGAGCTTGCTATGACTTGCCAGATGATGTATGGAATAAATTTTGCACTTTTGGAGAG gtACTTGGTATTGGTTATGCAATCCATTATTTTCCCTACTTCCTTGTTGACAGAACTTTGTTCCTCCATCATTACATGCCTGCCTATATGTTTAAA ttgTGCCTTCTAGCTGCAGTGGTGGAACATGGTCATTACCTTATTGCAGACTACTTGAAGGCTCCTAGGTTAGCCAAAGTTTACATTGGTGCTGTAGGGCTATGGATGGCTTCAATTCTGTATGTGTTTTGGGTCTTCTCTCCTGTGACATATGGCACTGTTGACCTTACTGCAGATCAAGTATTGAGTTTGGCTTGGAGGGATACTTGGGATCTCATTATACACAAGTAG